The proteins below come from a single Holdemania massiliensis genomic window:
- the yfmF gene encoding EF-P 5-aminopentanol modification-associated protein YfmF, with the protein MRSETLCKNVEIHILETGKFKDVILSFRFFNELKTPDSWVRTVLALMLADRCEKYPTKREVSCCLDGLYGASASARTTTYGQGQILEFRIKTLNEKYVGGDLLQRQIALASEFLLHPLKTDGQLSEALFKEAMINLKAMIQRRSDNPAAYAAAQCAKLLGEGQALGISVLPTLKEAEAITLEQVSEAYEKMICEDRIDIFVEGQVEAETVTRLLKHAFPLKDRELEMKSEYLTEKEEPQQKSETRAIDQTTLVMMYPTHVALSSPDYWTLRTGSCIFGQLPTSLLFQEVREKRSLCYSIYSSILSYDGVMSVSTGIDGSHLEEVKELIEQQRKRMADGDFDEEMLNTAKEMLINSILASEDDPVSMINREFQNCLLGQAQKLEEISDQIRQVDREAIMRLFAKMECKAVFALIQKEDVHEENC; encoded by the coding sequence ATGAGATCAGAAACACTATGCAAAAATGTTGAAATTCATATTCTGGAAACCGGAAAATTCAAGGACGTCATCCTGTCATTCCGTTTTTTTAATGAGCTGAAAACCCCGGACAGCTGGGTTAGAACGGTCCTGGCCCTGATGCTGGCGGACCGGTGTGAAAAATATCCGACAAAGCGGGAAGTTTCCTGCTGCCTGGACGGACTGTATGGAGCGAGCGCATCTGCGCGCACAACGACGTATGGTCAGGGACAGATTCTAGAGTTCAGGATTAAGACCTTAAATGAAAAATATGTTGGTGGTGATTTGCTGCAGCGGCAGATCGCGCTGGCCTCTGAGTTTCTGCTGCATCCGTTAAAAACGGACGGTCAGCTGTCTGAGGCTTTGTTCAAGGAAGCGATGATCAATCTGAAAGCGATGATTCAGCGCCGCAGCGATAATCCGGCAGCGTATGCTGCTGCGCAGTGCGCAAAGCTGTTAGGTGAAGGTCAGGCGTTAGGGATCAGCGTTTTGCCAACGTTAAAAGAAGCGGAAGCGATCACGTTAGAACAGGTCAGCGAAGCTTATGAAAAAATGATTTGTGAAGACCGCATTGATATCTTTGTGGAAGGTCAAGTGGAAGCTGAAACAGTAACGCGGCTTTTAAAGCATGCCTTTCCATTGAAGGATCGGGAACTGGAAATGAAGAGTGAATATTTGACAGAGAAGGAAGAACCGCAGCAGAAATCGGAAACCCGTGCGATTGATCAAACAACATTAGTCATGATGTATCCGACCCATGTTGCTTTAAGCAGTCCGGATTACTGGACGCTGCGGACCGGCAGCTGCATTTTCGGTCAGCTTCCGACCTCGCTGTTATTCCAGGAAGTCCGTGAGAAACGCAGTTTATGTTATTCCATTTATTCCAGCATTCTTTCCTATGATGGAGTGATGAGCGTCAGCACCGGTATTGACGGATCCCACTTGGAGGAAGTCAAAGAACTGATTGAGCAGCAGCGAAAGCGGATGGCCGACGGCGATTTCGATGAGGAAATGCTCAATACCGCGAAGGAAATGCTGATCAACTCCATTCTTGCTTCCGAAGATGATCCGGTGTCGATGATCAACCGAGAATTCCAGAACTGTCTTTTAGGTCAGGCTCAGAAACTGGAAGAGATCAGTGATCAGATCCGCCAAGTCGACCGCGAAGCGATCATGAGGCTGTTTGCCAAGATGGAGTGCAAAGCAGTGTTCGCATTGATTCAAAAGGAGGATGTCCATGAAGAAAATTGTTAA
- the yfmH gene encoding EF-P 5-aminopentanol modification-associated protein YfmH — protein MKKIVNAQFDETWYTHTLDNGLNLIFWHKPDFVSTAVVFATPYGALDYRQIDKAGNHLDFPSGIAHFLEHKLFESDEGDVMEDFSRMGANVNAFTSYNETCYYFTTSHGDLKEPLNLLIDFVQDLRITDESVEKEKGIINQELKMYLQMPDSRLFFETFKALYHKHPLNRDIGGDEQSVNATTRQQLQDCYELNYHPSRMTLIVAGPQNPQTLLEWIEENQKPKSFAEAKDVGRYLEEEPEAVVSSHTVIPMDVAVRKVSVAYKFAPLTTSAKERVRREWAIRCLLESHFSSLNPDYQKWLDNEVINDYFGYEIDLGKDYAMMMFYNETEDATAFTQFVEEQLNALKTRAMDYQQLQLLKRRYFGEAMRTFNNMEDIAVAMIRNQFNGVSFFDTLEIIDQLDQKQVQDAFESLSFDQRSVVEISPDEGQPQA, from the coding sequence ATGAAGAAAATTGTTAATGCCCAATTTGATGAAACGTGGTATACCCATACGCTGGACAACGGTCTGAACTTGATTTTCTGGCATAAGCCGGATTTTGTCAGCACGGCAGTCGTCTTTGCCACACCCTATGGAGCATTGGATTACCGGCAGATCGATAAGGCTGGAAATCATCTTGATTTTCCCAGCGGCATTGCGCACTTTCTGGAGCACAAGCTGTTTGAATCGGATGAAGGCGATGTCATGGAAGACTTTTCACGGATGGGAGCGAATGTCAATGCGTTTACGTCCTATAATGAGACCTGTTATTACTTTACGACCAGTCATGGGGATTTAAAGGAACCGCTGAACCTGCTGATTGATTTTGTTCAGGATCTGCGGATTACCGATGAATCTGTGGAAAAGGAAAAGGGCATCATCAATCAGGAATTGAAGATGTACCTGCAGATGCCGGACAGCCGTTTGTTTTTTGAAACGTTTAAAGCGCTGTATCACAAGCATCCGCTTAACCGCGATATCGGTGGGGATGAGCAGAGCGTCAATGCGACAACCCGGCAGCAGCTTCAGGATTGCTATGAGCTTAACTATCATCCTTCCCGCATGACGCTGATCGTGGCCGGTCCGCAGAATCCTCAGACCTTGCTGGAATGGATTGAGGAAAACCAGAAGCCGAAGTCATTTGCTGAGGCCAAAGACGTTGGTCGTTATCTGGAAGAAGAGCCGGAAGCTGTCGTGTCCAGTCATACGGTGATCCCGATGGACGTTGCGGTTCGCAAGGTCAGCGTAGCTTACAAATTTGCGCCGTTAACAACTTCGGCCAAAGAGCGGGTGCGTCGGGAGTGGGCGATTCGGTGTCTGCTTGAATCCCATTTCAGTTCCCTGAATCCGGATTATCAGAAGTGGCTGGACAACGAGGTCATTAACGATTATTTCGGCTATGAAATTGATCTGGGCAAGGACTACGCGATGATGATGTTCTACAATGAAACGGAAGATGCCACGGCCTTTACGCAGTTTGTCGAGGAGCAGCTGAACGCGTTGAAAACACGGGCAATGGATTATCAGCAGCTGCAGCTGTTAAAGCGCCGGTATTTTGGCGAAGCGATGCGGACGTTTAATAACATGGAGGATATTGCCGTGGCGATGATCCGCAATCAGTTCAATGGCGTCAGCTTCTTTGATACTCTGGAAATCATTGATCAGCTGGATCAGAAGCAGGTTCAGGATGCATTTGAATCCCTGTCGTTTGATCAGCGCAGCGTGGTTGAAATCAGTCCGGATGAAGGACAGCCTCAGGCGTAA
- a CDS encoding single-stranded DNA-binding protein has product MLNFTVLVGKVKEIPEIRLTAAGTKIATMLLEVDRGFRNSNGEYDQDIFNVVLWRGVAETCADLLRPGSVVAVKGRLQAHNYEPKEGPMYYNAEVVAEKVSFISVKPINNPPLAEQSA; this is encoded by the coding sequence ATGTTAAATTTTACAGTGTTGGTAGGAAAGGTAAAAGAAATTCCTGAGATCCGTCTGACAGCCGCCGGGACAAAAATCGCAACGATGCTGCTGGAGGTCGATCGGGGATTCCGCAACAGCAATGGAGAGTACGATCAGGATATTTTCAATGTTGTCCTGTGGCGCGGGGTTGCGGAAACGTGTGCGGATTTGCTGCGGCCGGGTTCTGTCGTTGCGGTTAAGGGACGGCTGCAGGCGCACAACTATGAGCCGAAAGAAGGTCCGATGTATTACAACGCAGAAGTGGTGGCGGAGAAGGTTTCGTTTATTTCGGTCAAGCCGATCAATAACCCGCCGCTGGCTGAACAGAGCGCATGA
- a CDS encoding cysteine hydrolase family protein yields the protein MKTELFLKEKDDQSLLVVVDMINGFIHTGALADSKIDQITPAVLDTVKNYLNWNFPVLAFRDCHNEDAKEFSSFPPHCLKNSEESELIDELKPFADQFIILDKNSTNGFVQPDFLEVFQQMTNLRSVMIVGCCTDICVLQFALSLKGYINQNNLGIEVLVPKNQVATFDAPGHSAKDYGHWALKLMANAGIHILDEFSEEE from the coding sequence ATGAAAACAGAACTTTTTCTCAAAGAAAAAGACGACCAGTCCTTATTGGTCGTCGTCGACATGATCAACGGCTTTATCCATACCGGAGCCTTAGCGGATTCCAAAATTGATCAGATCACCCCGGCCGTGCTGGACACGGTAAAAAACTATTTAAACTGGAATTTCCCCGTCCTCGCTTTCCGTGACTGTCACAATGAAGACGCCAAGGAATTTTCCAGCTTTCCGCCGCATTGTTTAAAAAACAGCGAAGAAAGTGAACTGATTGATGAGCTGAAGCCTTTTGCTGATCAATTTATCATTTTGGATAAAAATTCGACCAACGGATTTGTTCAGCCAGATTTTCTGGAAGTGTTCCAGCAGATGACGAATTTGCGTTCAGTCATGATTGTCGGCTGCTGCACGGATATCTGCGTCCTGCAGTTTGCCTTATCGTTAAAAGGATATATTAACCAGAATAATCTTGGCATTGAAGTCCTTGTCCCTAAAAATCAGGTTGCGACCTTTGATGCTCCAGGTCACAGCGCAAAGGATTATGGTCATTGGGCATTGAAACTGATGGCCAATGCCGGGATTCACATACTGGATGAGTTCAGCGAGGAGGAATAA